The proteins below come from a single Vibrio natriegens NBRC 15636 = ATCC 14048 = DSM 759 genomic window:
- a CDS encoding LysR family transcriptional regulator, protein MKLDDLNLFRLVVENGSYTATSRKTMIPVATITRRIQALEDSVNLRLLNRHARKLSLTEAGERFYKECSPLLQSLTSTAEEITDDCRGASGRIKISAPYNLTKRMMMPMFNGFMKQYPDINIELTTENNADKLDPTEWDVIFRVGPQRDSSLIARKVGEVKDILVASPDYLAVNPAPEHAEELSNHSLLKGYPLIKWTLKNSKGESVVNTDRARFQANALNVVRSTCSEGLGITLMPNVMVKEYIERGDLIRILPDWSANPRDIYMLYNHKDHLPEKVRLFIDYVIAYNIH, encoded by the coding sequence ATGAAATTAGATGATTTAAACCTATTTCGATTGGTTGTCGAAAATGGGAGCTATACAGCAACTTCGCGAAAAACTATGATTCCGGTTGCGACCATCACCCGACGCATTCAAGCGCTAGAAGACTCTGTTAATCTTCGACTACTGAACCGTCATGCTCGTAAGCTTTCTCTTACCGAAGCTGGTGAACGCTTTTACAAAGAATGTTCACCACTACTGCAAAGCCTAACTTCTACCGCCGAGGAAATTACAGACGACTGTCGTGGCGCATCCGGGCGAATCAAAATATCGGCTCCGTACAATCTAACAAAACGTATGATGATGCCGATGTTCAATGGCTTTATGAAGCAGTACCCCGATATAAATATTGAGCTAACAACAGAAAATAACGCGGATAAACTCGATCCAACAGAATGGGATGTCATCTTCCGAGTAGGTCCACAGCGTGACTCCAGCCTGATTGCTCGTAAAGTGGGCGAAGTAAAAGACATTTTGGTTGCGAGCCCTGACTACCTTGCGGTAAACCCAGCACCAGAGCACGCTGAGGAGCTTTCTAATCACTCTCTGCTTAAAGGCTACCCTTTAATCAAGTGGACACTGAAAAACAGTAAGGGAGAGTCTGTCGTAAACACGGATCGTGCACGCTTTCAGGCTAATGCACTGAATGTGGTTCGCAGTACCTGCTCTGAAGGCCTGGGCATCACTTTGATGCCGAATGTTATGGTCAAAGAATACATCGAACGTGGTGACTTAATTCGTATTCTGCCAGACTGGAGTGCTAACCCTCGCGATATCTATATGCTGTATAATCATAAAGATCATTTGCCAGAAAAAGTACGCCTCTTCATCGACTACGTGATTGCTTATAACATTCACTAA
- the folC gene encoding bifunctional tetrahydrofolate synthase/dihydrofolate synthase, whose product MTQNSIPQATSSLEMWLDYLANIHSSAIDLGLDRVQAVASKANLTKPAPTVITVAGTNGKGSTCALMEAILLDAGYSVGVYSSPHLIRYNERVRINGVDVEDAKHCQAFDFVEKQRGDITLSLFEFGTLAALRIFQTEKVDVVLLEVGLGGRLDATNVVDHDVSVITSLAVDHVDWLGDDINVIGYEKAGIYRSGKPAICGQPLPPATVAAHADDIGAEFFQVGIQFDYKLTDKGWSWTSGAFDLEDLPVPSLPLPNAATALMALGASELQITDINLVNGLNNARLAGRMQVLQSEPEIVLDVAHNPHSAEYLVEKVKHQYAGKHIHVVIAMLHDKDIKATVEALAPIATQWYPASLTGPRAATAEELCQYLPQGQVQFQTPVEAFESAKTSAQQDDVILVVGSFHTVGEVLEHWQASNK is encoded by the coding sequence ATGACCCAAAACTCAATTCCTCAAGCCACATCCTCTCTAGAGATGTGGCTTGATTATTTAGCAAATATTCATTCCTCAGCAATCGACCTAGGCTTAGACCGTGTTCAAGCGGTAGCAAGTAAAGCCAACCTCACAAAACCAGCTCCGACGGTTATCACTGTTGCCGGTACCAATGGTAAAGGCTCAACGTGTGCGTTAATGGAAGCGATTTTATTAGACGCCGGCTATTCAGTAGGTGTTTACAGTTCACCCCACCTGATTCGTTATAACGAGCGTGTACGCATTAATGGCGTAGACGTAGAAGACGCGAAACATTGCCAAGCGTTCGACTTTGTAGAAAAGCAGCGTGGTGATATCACGTTAAGTTTGTTTGAATTTGGAACTCTTGCCGCATTACGAATCTTTCAGACAGAAAAAGTAGATGTTGTCCTGCTCGAAGTGGGTTTAGGTGGCCGTTTGGATGCCACCAACGTCGTTGATCACGATGTCTCTGTCATTACCAGCTTAGCTGTTGACCATGTTGATTGGCTTGGTGATGACATCAATGTTATCGGATATGAAAAAGCGGGCATCTACCGCTCAGGTAAGCCTGCCATCTGTGGTCAGCCTTTACCTCCTGCAACTGTGGCCGCGCACGCGGACGATATCGGTGCAGAGTTTTTCCAGGTTGGCATCCAGTTTGACTATAAACTGACCGACAAAGGTTGGAGTTGGACAAGTGGTGCGTTCGATCTTGAAGATTTACCTGTCCCGTCACTGCCGTTGCCAAACGCGGCGACAGCACTTATGGCGCTTGGTGCTTCAGAATTGCAAATCACTGACATAAACCTCGTCAATGGCTTGAATAATGCTCGACTCGCAGGTCGAATGCAGGTGTTACAGAGCGAGCCAGAAATCGTACTTGATGTTGCTCACAATCCACACTCTGCTGAATATTTAGTGGAAAAGGTGAAGCATCAGTATGCGGGTAAGCACATCCATGTTGTGATTGCTATGCTGCACGATAAGGACATAAAAGCCACCGTTGAAGCACTGGCACCTATTGCCACTCAATGGTACCCAGCATCGCTTACAGGCCCTCGTGCTGCGACTGCAGAGGAGTTGTGTCAATACTTACCTCAGGGGCAAGTTCAGTTCCAGACACCCGTAGAAGCGTTTGAAAGTGCGAAAACAAGCGCACAACAAGACGATGTTATTTTGGTGGTTGGTTCTTTCCATACCGTGGGTGAGGTGTTGGAGCATTGGCAAGCAAGTAATAAATAA
- the dnaX gene encoding DNA polymerase III subunit gamma/tau — MSYLALARKWRPNKFDQVVGQKHVLTALENALAQNRLHHAYLFSGTRGVGKTSIGRLFAKGLNCETGITATPCGQCDTCREIDEGRFVDLLEIDAASRTKVEDTRELLDNVQYKPARGRFKVYLIDEVHMLSRHSFNALLKTLEEPPEYVKFLLATTDPQKLPVTILSRCLQFHLKPISVDEIHQQLDYILEQEQVSAESKALGMISHAADGSMRDALSLTDQAIALGNGVVQVDTVSHMLGTIDTDQAIHLLESISSKQPQQAIEKIQQLASNGVEWDGLLQQLASQLHRIAMYQALPSTLDQAQPDAEKIELLSKALSPQDVQLYYQVAIKGREDLSLSPNGRVGMEMIVLRMMAFRPSANNVANTISTAAPTQQTAPAARSSQGNATPNQQASVQPPQSRPSQVSSPQPVNQPVSQPVVNNQAPMQEAPQYQPEYQPAEYEVPPAQYDMAPPMSENPAPQAQPQQASERVQAAPSRGGLSGLRHQLRSQRQGLQQSAPQQSGGPKKPKATSAKPESVLDRVAQRHGSSAQVSPSSMPQSEEQVVEEAYRWRPSKPAETKVNTKLTPTQLKQALEHEKTPEMAQKLVDESLEQNEWAKLISLMNMPKLVEQLALNSHYSKEGSTVSLQLRSAQAHLNTDRAQGELLKALNTLLGEDCHLTVEISDAGETPLELRDRLYQEKLQQALNSLENDPNVHFIERRFAAELVKDSVRPI, encoded by the coding sequence ATGAGTTATTTAGCTTTAGCGCGAAAATGGCGTCCTAATAAGTTTGACCAAGTCGTGGGACAGAAACATGTCCTGACGGCATTGGAGAATGCGTTAGCGCAAAATCGACTCCATCATGCGTACTTGTTTAGTGGTACTCGTGGTGTTGGTAAGACGAGTATCGGCCGTTTGTTCGCCAAAGGGCTGAACTGTGAAACCGGTATTACCGCAACCCCTTGTGGTCAATGTGATACTTGCCGCGAAATCGATGAGGGTCGATTTGTTGACCTGCTAGAAATCGATGCGGCCTCACGTACTAAAGTTGAAGACACTCGTGAACTGTTAGACAACGTTCAATACAAGCCTGCTCGCGGACGCTTTAAGGTGTACCTCATCGATGAAGTACACATGTTGTCGCGTCACTCTTTCAATGCACTGTTGAAAACACTGGAAGAGCCGCCGGAATACGTTAAGTTCTTACTGGCGACAACCGATCCGCAAAAGCTGCCTGTGACGATTTTGTCTCGTTGTCTGCAGTTCCATCTGAAGCCAATCAGTGTTGATGAGATTCACCAGCAGCTTGATTATATCCTTGAGCAAGAGCAGGTCTCAGCAGAGTCTAAAGCTTTGGGTATGATTTCCCATGCGGCTGATGGAAGTATGCGTGATGCACTGAGCCTGACTGATCAAGCGATAGCTTTAGGCAATGGTGTGGTACAAGTGGATACCGTTAGCCATATGCTAGGCACGATCGACACCGATCAGGCGATTCACTTACTTGAGTCGATCAGTAGCAAGCAGCCTCAGCAAGCGATAGAGAAAATTCAACAACTGGCGTCCAATGGCGTTGAGTGGGACGGCCTGTTGCAACAGTTGGCTTCCCAATTACATCGAATTGCTATGTATCAAGCTTTGCCATCTACTTTAGATCAAGCTCAGCCTGATGCAGAAAAAATAGAATTATTAAGTAAAGCGCTCAGCCCACAAGATGTGCAGCTTTATTATCAAGTTGCGATAAAAGGTCGTGAAGATCTCTCATTGTCACCAAACGGCCGTGTTGGCATGGAAATGATCGTATTGCGCATGATGGCATTTCGTCCGTCGGCGAATAACGTTGCTAACACTATTTCTACTGCGGCTCCAACGCAACAAACAGCGCCGGCAGCTCGATCGAGCCAGGGTAATGCTACGCCAAATCAACAAGCGTCGGTTCAACCCCCGCAGTCGCGTCCGTCGCAAGTGTCGTCACCGCAACCAGTTAATCAGCCAGTAAGCCAGCCTGTAGTCAACAATCAGGCTCCAATGCAGGAAGCGCCTCAATACCAGCCAGAGTATCAACCGGCTGAGTACGAAGTGCCACCTGCTCAATATGATATGGCGCCACCAATGAGTGAGAACCCTGCGCCTCAGGCTCAACCTCAGCAAGCGTCAGAGCGGGTTCAAGCAGCACCGTCTCGTGGCGGCTTAAGTGGTTTACGTCACCAACTTCGCTCTCAGCGTCAGGGTTTACAACAAAGTGCCCCGCAGCAAAGTGGTGGTCCAAAAAAGCCTAAAGCGACATCTGCTAAACCAGAGTCGGTTCTTGATCGTGTCGCGCAAAGACACGGCAGTTCCGCGCAGGTGTCGCCAAGCTCAATGCCTCAATCGGAAGAGCAAGTCGTTGAAGAAGCGTATCGCTGGCGTCCAAGCAAACCTGCTGAGACGAAAGTTAATACGAAACTGACACCTACGCAGCTCAAACAAGCGCTTGAGCATGAAAAAACACCTGAAATGGCGCAAAAGCTGGTCGATGAGTCTCTAGAGCAAAATGAGTGGGCAAAACTCATCAGTCTGATGAACATGCCTAAGCTGGTGGAGCAACTTGCGCTAAACTCACATTATAGTAAAGAAGGTTCCACCGTTTCTTTGCAGCTGAGAAGTGCTCAGGCACACTTAAATACAGATAGAGCACAAGGTGAATTGCTCAAAGCTCTAAATACGCTTTTGGGTGAAGATTGCCATTTAACAGTGGAAATTAGTGATGCTGGTGAGACACCGTTAGAATTGCGAGATCGACTCTATCAAGAAAAGTTACAACAAGCGCTGAATAGTCTGGAAAACGATCCAAACGTTCATTTTATTGAACGTCGATTTGCTGCAGAGCTTGTGAAAGATAGCGTGCGCCCTATCTAA
- a CDS encoding response regulator, translating into MFKAHSHTAMVSAQEAVHHKLIMLVDDDAIFRNVTNAYLESQGFEVVEAENGLDALQQLRECQPDLVLCDLSMPLLDGIEFVEEVSLEYPSLPLIVVSGTDEMSDVAKALRFGIKDFLPKPIGNYKHLTQAIDNTLEDCDCHFSEQRDFSSQWFRVDDGGEIPDEQELHWHLEYLQENPNAARDLLHALLPDKDASQGDWRCSYRLLQSTDVMPLVFDYRWLMNGQFAFYLVDSASQSNSGVGTTLLIRALFDDYLRNLKNFSADLKDMVGIIEKGIECSECAGPINAVFGVADLASSTVSILPAGLDSQWSNGDSNQHIAAGNSLGGGSLKNFITRDLPLNTAGQLSIGCLGSSSFSLNITRHE; encoded by the coding sequence ATGTTTAAGGCTCACAGTCATACGGCAATGGTCTCGGCGCAGGAAGCGGTTCATCATAAACTCATTATGTTAGTGGATGATGATGCCATTTTTCGCAATGTAACTAATGCCTATTTAGAAAGTCAGGGTTTTGAGGTAGTAGAAGCTGAAAATGGCTTAGACGCACTTCAACAACTTAGGGAATGCCAACCCGATCTTGTCTTATGTGATTTATCTATGCCGTTGTTGGATGGTATAGAGTTCGTCGAAGAAGTCAGCCTGGAATATCCATCGTTGCCGCTTATAGTGGTGTCTGGCACGGATGAAATGTCAGACGTTGCAAAGGCGTTGCGTTTTGGTATTAAAGACTTTCTTCCCAAACCGATAGGTAACTATAAACATTTAACACAAGCTATCGATAATACGCTTGAGGATTGTGACTGTCATTTTTCTGAACAACGTGACTTTTCAAGTCAATGGTTCAGGGTTGATGATGGTGGAGAAATACCAGATGAACAAGAGCTTCACTGGCATTTAGAGTACTTGCAAGAAAACCCGAATGCGGCAAGAGATTTGCTTCATGCACTATTACCGGATAAGGATGCTTCTCAAGGAGACTGGCGTTGTTCATACCGGCTACTTCAATCGACAGACGTAATGCCGTTGGTGTTCGATTATCGTTGGCTGATGAATGGACAGTTTGCTTTCTACTTGGTGGACTCTGCTTCCCAAAGTAACAGCGGAGTAGGGACCACTTTACTCATACGCGCATTATTTGATGATTACCTACGCAACTTAAAGAACTTTAGTGCCGATCTTAAAGACATGGTGGGAATCATTGAGAAGGGTATTGAATGCTCGGAATGTGCAGGGCCAATTAATGCTGTGTTTGGCGTTGCAGATTTGGCGTCATCTACGGTCTCGATTTTGCCTGCGGGTTTAGATAGCCAGTGGTCAAATGGTGATTCTAACCAGCATATCGCAGCAGGAAATAGCTTGGGTGGTGGCAGCTTGAAAAACTTCATCACCAGGGACTTGCCGCTAAATACCGCTGGGCAGTTGTCTATCGGATGTCTGGGCTCTTCAAGTTTTAGCCTAAATATCACTCGCCACGAATAA
- a CDS encoding CvpA family protein, translating into MNWLDFVILGVIGFSALISLVRGFAKEALSLVIWFGAFFISSNYYTKLAVYFSNIEDDMFRNGAAIAALFVATLIVGAVVNYVIGQLVQKTGLSGTDRLLGMVFGGLRGVLIVSAVLFFMDAFTAFPSSDWWKASQLVPEFKRVIAPFFEHLQATSSFLSGTI; encoded by the coding sequence ATGAATTGGTTAGATTTTGTCATTTTAGGGGTGATCGGGTTTTCAGCTTTGATCAGTTTAGTTCGTGGTTTTGCTAAAGAAGCGTTGTCTTTGGTGATTTGGTTTGGAGCGTTTTTTATCTCCAGTAACTACTACACCAAATTGGCGGTATATTTCTCCAATATCGAAGACGACATGTTCCGAAACGGAGCTGCGATAGCGGCATTATTTGTCGCAACACTAATTGTTGGTGCAGTGGTGAATTATGTCATTGGCCAACTAGTACAAAAAACAGGGCTATCAGGTACTGACCGACTTCTTGGTATGGTCTTTGGTGGTTTACGCGGAGTTCTAATTGTTTCTGCGGTACTGTTTTTTATGGATGCGTTTACCGCATTCCCAAGCTCGGATTGGTGGAAAGCGTCACAGTTAGTCCCTGAGTTCAAACGTGTGATCGCTCCCTTCTTTGAGCATTTACAAGCAACGTCAAGTTTTCTTTCTGGCACTATCTAG
- the purF gene encoding amidophosphoribosyltransferase, protein MCGIVGIVGTTPVNQSIYDALTVLQHRGQDAAGICTIESNRFRLRKANGLVKDVFEAKHMQRLQGEVGIGHVRYPTAGSSSASEAQPFYVNSPFGITLAHNGNLTNAHEVRQKLFEKDRRHINTTSDSEVLLNVLAHEIDSVKGNVTTEDVFRAVTNVHRTIRGAYAVTAMIIGHGMIAFRDPNGIRPLCLGKREEKGRTEYMVASESVALDAVGFDFVRDVAPGEAVYATFDGELYTKQCADNPKLNPCIFEFVYFARPDSFIDKISVYSARVEMGKKLGERISEDYADLDIDVVIPIPETSCDIALQIAQAIDKPYRQGFVKNRYVGRTFIMPGQQQRKKSVRRKLNAIRSEFKDKNVLLVDDSIVRGTTSEQIIEMARDSGAKRVYMVSAAPEVRFPNVYGIDMPSATELIAHGRDNETICKHIGADALIYQKLEDLVQAVGLGNQDITQFDTSVFNGEYVTGDIDQQYLDFLDGLRNDDAKTQREIQQDLANLELHNEGA, encoded by the coding sequence ATGTGTGGTATTGTTGGAATCGTGGGCACAACCCCTGTAAACCAGTCTATTTATGACGCGTTAACGGTGTTACAGCATCGTGGCCAAGATGCAGCGGGTATTTGTACCATAGAAAGCAATCGTTTTCGTCTGCGTAAGGCGAACGGTTTAGTCAAGGATGTGTTCGAAGCAAAACATATGCAACGCTTGCAAGGTGAAGTTGGTATCGGTCATGTACGCTACCCAACTGCTGGCAGTTCAAGTGCTTCAGAAGCTCAGCCTTTCTACGTAAACTCTCCTTTCGGTATTACACTTGCCCACAATGGTAACTTAACCAACGCTCACGAAGTTCGCCAAAAGCTGTTTGAAAAAGACCGTCGCCACATCAACACGACGTCAGATTCAGAAGTGTTGCTGAACGTGCTTGCTCACGAAATCGATTCTGTGAAAGGCAATGTAACGACAGAAGACGTCTTCCGCGCGGTGACTAACGTCCATCGTACAATTCGCGGCGCATACGCAGTAACTGCAATGATCATTGGCCACGGTATGATTGCATTCCGTGACCCGAATGGCATTCGTCCTCTTTGTTTGGGTAAACGCGAAGAAAAGGGTCGTACTGAATACATGGTGGCATCTGAGTCTGTTGCTCTTGATGCAGTAGGTTTTGACTTTGTTCGAGACGTGGCACCAGGTGAAGCGGTTTACGCAACTTTCGATGGTGAGCTATACACTAAACAATGTGCAGATAATCCAAAGCTAAACCCATGTATCTTTGAGTTTGTTTACTTTGCTCGTCCTGACTCATTCATTGATAAAATTTCTGTTTACAGCGCTCGCGTTGAAATGGGTAAAAAGCTAGGTGAACGTATCAGTGAAGACTACGCTGATCTTGATATCGACGTTGTTATCCCAATTCCAGAAACCTCGTGTGATATTGCTCTGCAAATTGCACAAGCTATCGACAAACCATACCGTCAAGGCTTTGTGAAAAACCGCTATGTAGGCCGTACGTTCATCATGCCGGGTCAACAACAGCGTAAGAAGTCTGTACGCCGTAAACTGAACGCGATTCGTTCTGAATTTAAAGACAAGAATGTACTTTTGGTTGATGACTCTATCGTTCGTGGTACGACGTCAGAGCAGATCATTGAGATGGCTCGTGACTCTGGTGCGAAACGTGTATACATGGTCTCAGCTGCTCCAGAAGTTCGTTTCCCGAACGTTTACGGTATCGACATGCCAAGTGCTACCGAGCTAATCGCTCATGGTCGTGACAACGAGACTATCTGTAAGCATATTGGCGCAGATGCGTTGATCTACCAAAAGCTTGAGGATTTAGTTCAAGCCGTTGGCCTTGGTAACCAAGACATCACCCAGTTTGATACATCGGTATTTAACGGTGAGTATGTGACGGGTGACATTGATCAGCAGTACCTAGACTTCCTAGATGGCTTGCGTAACGATGATGCAAAAACTCAACGTGAGATTCAGCAAGATTTAGCGAACCTAGAGCTTCATAACGAAGGCGCGTAA
- a CDS encoding SPOR domain-containing protein, whose protein sequence is MASKFQSRLVGTIILVAVGVIVLPDVLDGKKLHYKEEFASIPIKPELDSDVENFEILEPVEDDIALPDSPVEAVVQESEEPQVAVSKPQPEPEPVAQKEETKQPEQVEVAARPVVEKNQYEDSAWIIQLMALKNHDNAVALVADLQKRGYQAHTKQENEFTRVIVGPDVSKSKLERQVQELQKITGSKGQLLKFKPLNP, encoded by the coding sequence ATGGCAAGTAAATTTCAGAGTCGTTTAGTCGGCACTATCATTCTGGTGGCAGTGGGAGTGATTGTGCTCCCAGATGTACTAGATGGTAAAAAACTTCACTACAAAGAAGAATTTGCCAGCATTCCTATCAAACCTGAGCTTGATAGTGATGTGGAAAACTTCGAAATACTCGAGCCTGTCGAAGATGATATTGCATTGCCTGACTCTCCAGTAGAGGCCGTGGTGCAGGAGTCAGAAGAGCCTCAGGTTGCCGTTTCAAAACCGCAACCTGAACCTGAACCGGTAGCTCAGAAAGAAGAGACTAAACAACCAGAGCAAGTTGAAGTCGCTGCTCGTCCGGTTGTTGAGAAAAATCAATATGAAGATTCTGCATGGATCATTCAGTTGATGGCACTTAAGAATCATGACAATGCGGTCGCGTTAGTTGCCGATTTGCAAAAGCGTGGTTATCAGGCTCACACGAAACAAGAAAATGAATTTACGCGTGTCATTGTTGGCCCAGATGTGTCAAAAAGTAAACTGGAACGACAAGTTCAAGAATTACAAAAAATTACTGGCTCAAAAGGTCAATTGCTTAAATTTAAGCCGTTAAATCCATAA
- the apt gene encoding adenine phosphoribosyltransferase, with translation MTTETISLIKSSIKSIQDYPKPGILFRDVTSLLEDAKAYQATIGLLVERYKAMGFTKVVGTEARGFLFGAPLALELGVGFVPVRKPGKLPRPTIAQSYELEYGMDTLEIHTDAIVEGDKVLVVDDLLATGGTIEATTKLIRQLGGEVEHAAFVINLPEIGGDKRLEVLGLNVYSICDFEGH, from the coding sequence ATGACTACAGAAACAATTTCACTGATCAAATCTAGCATCAAAAGCATCCAAGATTACCCAAAACCAGGCATCCTTTTCCGTGACGTGACCAGTCTGCTAGAAGACGCGAAAGCGTATCAGGCGACTATTGGCCTATTGGTTGAACGTTACAAAGCGATGGGATTTACAAAAGTTGTGGGTACAGAAGCGCGCGGTTTCCTATTTGGTGCGCCACTAGCGCTTGAGCTAGGTGTGGGTTTTGTTCCAGTACGTAAGCCAGGAAAACTGCCACGTCCAACGATTGCTCAGTCATATGAGTTAGAGTACGGCATGGATACATTAGAAATCCATACTGACGCGATCGTAGAAGGTGACAAAGTACTTGTTGTCGACGATTTGCTAGCAACTGGCGGTACTATCGAAGCAACAACGAAACTGATTCGCCAATTAGGTGGGGAAGTTGAGCATGCTGCATTCGTTATCAATCTACCTGAAATCGGTGGTGATAAGCGTTTAGAAGTGTTAGGTCTAAATGTGTACAGCATCTGCGATTTCGAAGGACATTAA
- a CDS encoding YbaN family protein, with product MEFTIRIKRYLFNIVGGLCILLGIAGIVLPLLPTTPFILLASACFVRGSPAFHHWLHNHNTFGPILYNWNQNRSVEPKVKQRGAIFIVISFTISIVVVPVVWVKIALLGMAIVLLSWFMRLPVIEPVADREENH from the coding sequence CTGGAGTTCACCATTCGTATTAAGCGTTACTTATTCAATATCGTTGGTGGACTCTGCATTTTGCTCGGCATAGCCGGAATTGTCCTTCCTCTACTACCAACTACTCCATTTATCTTGCTCGCCAGTGCGTGTTTTGTGCGAGGCAGCCCAGCATTCCATCATTGGTTACATAATCACAATACGTTTGGCCCTATTTTGTATAACTGGAATCAAAATAGATCCGTTGAGCCTAAAGTAAAACAACGTGGCGCGATTTTTATTGTGATCAGCTTTACGATTTCAATTGTTGTTGTCCCTGTCGTTTGGGTGAAAATTGCACTTTTAGGAATGGCAATCGTTTTACTTAGCTGGTTTATGCGGCTACCTGTGATTGAGCCGGTTGCTGACCGAGAAGAAAATCACTAA
- the accD gene encoding acetyl-CoA carboxylase, carboxyltransferase subunit beta, translating into MSWLEKILEKSNLVSSRKASIPEGVWTKCTSCEQVLYHAELERNLEVCPKCNHHMRMKARRRLETFLDEGNRVELGSDLEPQDKLKFKDSKRYKERISAAQKSSGEKDALVVMQGELLGMPLVACAFEFSFMGGSMGSVVGARFVKAVEAAIENNCALVCFSASGGARMQEALMSLMQMAKTSAALERLSEKGLPFFSILTDPTMGGVSASLAMLGDINIGEPKALIGFAGRRVIEQTVREDLPEGFQRSEFLLDHGAIDMIVDRREMRQRVGGLIAKMTNHKSPLVVSVNESPNEEPYSVPEVDEKG; encoded by the coding sequence ATGAGTTGGCTTGAAAAGATTTTAGAAAAAAGCAATCTTGTAAGTTCACGTAAAGCTTCTATCCCAGAAGGTGTGTGGACTAAATGTACCTCTTGTGAGCAGGTTCTGTACCATGCTGAACTAGAGCGTAACCTAGAAGTATGTCCTAAGTGTAACCATCACATGCGTATGAAAGCGCGTCGTCGTTTGGAAACATTCCTGGACGAAGGTAACCGTGTTGAACTGGGTTCTGATCTTGAGCCTCAAGACAAGCTGAAGTTTAAAGACTCTAAGCGCTACAAAGAGCGTATTTCAGCGGCTCAAAAGAGCAGCGGTGAGAAAGACGCATTGGTTGTAATGCAGGGTGAACTACTAGGCATGCCTCTGGTAGCTTGTGCGTTTGAGTTCTCTTTCATGGGCGGCTCAATGGGTTCTGTCGTAGGCGCTCGCTTTGTTAAAGCGGTAGAAGCTGCAATCGAGAACAACTGTGCACTTGTTTGTTTCTCTGCAAGTGGTGGCGCACGTATGCAAGAGGCATTGATGTCTCTAATGCAAATGGCAAAAACCAGTGCAGCACTTGAACGTCTGTCTGAAAAAGGTCTGCCGTTCTTCTCAATCCTGACTGACCCAACCATGGGTGGCGTATCAGCAAGTTTGGCAATGTTAGGCGACATCAACATTGGTGAGCCTAAAGCGTTGATTGGTTTCGCGGGTCGTCGCGTAATTGAGCAAACGGTACGTGAAGATCTTCCAGAAGGCTTCCAGCGCAGTGAGTTCCTGCTTGACCACGGTGCTATCGATATGATCGTTGATCGTCGTGAAATGCGTCAGCGTGTGGGTGGTCTTATCGCTAAGATGACTAACCACAAGTCTCCATTGGTGGTTTCGGTTAACGAATCTCCAAATGAAGAGCCATATTCTGTACCAGAAGTGGACGAAAAAGGGTAA